A genomic region of Halopelagius longus contains the following coding sequences:
- a CDS encoding DMT family transporter → MTRYRNAILFFLLAAAWGAAFMAIKAGLKYIPPVLFAAIRYDIAGVLMLAYAAYATDHPLPRGRDEWTVVAVGSTLLIAGYHALLFVGELDPAVTSAAAAVIVSLSPLLTTGFARAFLPDERLTLLGVVGMVLGLVGVVVLSNPDPNNLLAGGAVAKLLIFAAAACFALGSVLTRRIDSAMPIETMEAWSMVGGALLMHAISAGLGESFGDVVWSFEAFAALGYLSVVASALGFLVYFDLLDRLGPIEINLVSYVAPVFAALAGWAFLGELPTVHTLVGFVVIFGGFALLKRNAIRAELPRLRRRLGGSESRTRE, encoded by the coding sequence GTGACACGGTACAGAAACGCCATCCTGTTCTTCCTCCTCGCGGCGGCGTGGGGCGCGGCGTTCATGGCCATCAAGGCGGGGTTGAAGTACATCCCGCCGGTCCTGTTCGCGGCGATCCGTTACGACATCGCGGGCGTCCTGATGTTAGCGTACGCCGCCTACGCGACGGACCACCCGCTACCGCGGGGACGCGACGAGTGGACCGTCGTCGCCGTCGGTTCGACGCTTCTCATCGCGGGGTACCACGCGCTTCTGTTCGTCGGGGAACTCGACCCGGCGGTGACGAGCGCCGCCGCCGCCGTCATCGTCAGCCTGAGTCCCCTGCTGACGACGGGGTTCGCGCGGGCGTTCCTCCCGGACGAACGCCTGACGCTCCTCGGCGTCGTCGGCATGGTGCTCGGACTCGTCGGCGTCGTCGTCCTCTCGAACCCGGACCCGAACAACCTGCTCGCGGGGGGCGCAGTCGCCAAGTTACTCATCTTCGCCGCCGCGGCCTGCTTCGCCCTCGGGTCGGTTCTCACGCGCCGCATCGACTCGGCGATGCCCATCGAGACGATGGAAGCGTGGTCGATGGTCGGCGGTGCGCTCCTCATGCACGCGATTAGCGCCGGCCTCGGCGAGTCGTTCGGCGACGTCGTCTGGTCGTTCGAGGCGTTCGCCGCCCTCGGCTACCTCTCCGTCGTGGCGAGTGCGCTCGGGTTCCTCGTCTACTTCGACCTGTTGGACCGCCTCGGTCCCATCGAGATAAACCTCGTCTCCTACGTCGCGCCGGTGTTCGCGGCGCTCGCGGGGTGGGCGTTCCTCGGCGAACTGCCGACGGTCCACACGCTCGTCGGGTTCGTCGTCATCTTCGGCGGGTTCGCGCTGCTGAAGCGAAACGCCATCCGCGCGGAACTGCCGCGCCTCCGCCGTCGCCTCGGCGGGTCGGAGTCCAGAACGAGGGAGTAA
- the cmk gene encoding (d)CMP kinase, whose translation MSEADALTDRRVDSNLFITVSGPPGCGATTLCEGLSTALDCGFVSGGDIFRTLAEERDMSLSQLIAKTDESDEIDRALDRRLRTIAEKWGAANKAFILESRLAGWLAGNRADLRIWLDAPEEVRVDRTRDREEMEAEMRVREVSEAGRYESYYGIDVSDQSFYDLTLNTARWSPEALLEVVLAAVEEYDPETDEGAFHTDDVDV comes from the coding sequence ATGTCCGAGGCAGACGCCCTGACAGACCGCCGGGTCGACAGCAACCTCTTTATCACCGTCTCCGGTCCGCCGGGATGCGGCGCGACGACGCTGTGCGAGGGGCTCTCGACTGCGCTCGACTGCGGATTCGTCTCGGGCGGCGACATCTTCCGGACGCTGGCCGAGGAGCGCGACATGAGCCTCTCGCAACTCATCGCGAAGACGGACGAGTCCGACGAGATAGACCGCGCCTTGGACCGCCGCCTCCGGACGATAGCCGAGAAGTGGGGCGCGGCGAACAAGGCGTTCATCCTCGAATCTCGCCTCGCAGGGTGGCTCGCGGGCAACCGCGCCGACCTCAGAATCTGGCTCGACGCGCCGGAGGAAGTCCGCGTCGACAGGACGCGGGACCGCGAGGAGATGGAAGCCGAGATGCGCGTCCGCGAGGTGAGCGAGGCGGGGCGCTACGAGTCGTACTACGGCATCGACGTCTCCGACCAGTCGTTCTACGACCTGACGCTCAACACGGCCCGGTGGAGTCCCGAGGCGCTCTTAGAGGTAGTCCTCGCGGCCGTCGAGGAGTACGACCCCGAGACCGACGAGGGCGCGTTCCACACCGACGACGTCGACGTGTAA
- a CDS encoding aldo/keto reductase: MSLDTVSLGRTGTSVSELAFGTWRFGRADDEGNVEVGRERAHELLDAYAAAGGNFIDTADMYGEGRSETYIGEWLAERDREEFVVASKIYWPTREDANGSGLNRKHLRRQTDRILDRLGTDYVDVLYTHRWDDETPVEEFMRTLDSFVRDGKVNYLGTSTLEPNAWKVVKANELADRRGYEPFSLAQPRYNAVNREIEGNYLEMCADYDIGVVPWSPLAGGFLTGKYTRGEEPPADSRAATDQQFVDSYLTEENFDALDAVEAVAAEVDATPGQVSLAWLLHHEQVTAPIVGARTTDQLEENLAAADISLTTEQFDRLTAAKRDD; the protein is encoded by the coding sequence ATGTCTCTCGATACGGTGTCTCTCGGACGGACCGGAACGTCGGTTTCGGAACTCGCCTTCGGAACGTGGCGGTTCGGGCGGGCGGACGACGAGGGGAACGTCGAAGTCGGGCGCGAACGGGCCCACGAACTGCTCGACGCCTACGCCGCCGCCGGCGGCAACTTCATCGACACCGCCGACATGTACGGCGAAGGGCGAAGCGAGACGTACATCGGCGAGTGGTTGGCTGAACGCGACAGAGAGGAGTTCGTCGTCGCGTCGAAGATTTACTGGCCGACCCGCGAGGACGCCAACGGAAGCGGTCTGAACCGCAAGCACCTCCGCCGCCAGACGGACCGCATCCTCGACCGACTCGGAACCGACTACGTGGACGTGTTGTACACCCACCGCTGGGACGACGAGACGCCCGTCGAGGAGTTCATGCGCACCCTCGATTCGTTCGTCCGCGACGGGAAGGTGAACTACCTCGGCACTTCGACGCTCGAACCGAACGCGTGGAAGGTGGTGAAGGCGAACGAACTCGCGGACAGGCGTGGGTACGAGCCGTTCTCGCTGGCGCAACCGCGGTACAACGCAGTCAACCGGGAGATAGAGGGCAACTACCTCGAAATGTGCGCCGACTACGACATCGGCGTCGTCCCGTGGTCCCCCCTCGCGGGCGGCTTTCTCACCGGGAAGTACACCCGCGGGGAGGAACCGCCAGCGGACTCCCGCGCGGCGACCGACCAGCAGTTCGTCGATTCCTACCTCACCGAGGAGAACTTCGACGCCTTAGACGCCGTGGAAGCCGTCGCCGCGGAAGTCGATGCGACGCCGGGGCAGGTCAGTCTCGCGTGGTTACTCCACCACGAGCAAGTGACCGCACCCATCGTCGGCGCGCGGACGACCGACCAACTCGAAGAGAACCTCGCCGCGGCGGACATCTCGCTGACGACCGAACAGTTCGACCGGCTGACCGCCGCGAAGCGCGACGACTGA
- a CDS encoding type IV pilin: MKITELLSDDNAVSPVIGVILMVAITVILAAVIGTFVLNLGGSVSQTAPQASFAFDFENGSNDNVTITHETGDSIKAARLNLTASKAVDIATDKSNLGAGGGSAATSRSFVDSDAYGASDTISAGSTLYAGNASDLNGEEFRVVWASETGDSSATLSKWTAPDN, encoded by the coding sequence ATGAAGATCACCGAACTCCTCTCCGACGATAACGCCGTGTCACCCGTGATCGGCGTTATTCTGATGGTGGCAATCACGGTCATCCTCGCGGCCGTTATCGGGACGTTCGTCCTGAACCTCGGCGGAAGCGTCTCGCAGACCGCTCCGCAGGCGTCGTTCGCGTTCGACTTCGAGAACGGGTCCAACGATAACGTGACCATCACTCACGAAACGGGTGACTCCATCAAGGCAGCCCGCCTCAATCTGACGGCTAGCAAAGCCGTTGACATCGCCACGGACAAGAGCAACCTTGGTGCTGGCGGTGGAAGTGCGGCTACCTCTCGGTCCTTCGTTGACAGTGACGCATACGGTGCTAGTGATACTATCAGTGCAGGTAGTACTCTCTATGCAGGCAACGCTAGTGACCTGAACGGTGAAGAGTTCCGCGTCGTCTGGGCCTCCGAAACCGGCGACTCCTCCGCGACGCTGTCCAAGTGGACGGCACCGGACAACTAA
- a CDS encoding transcriptional regulator codes for MADLNPVAKRIHNVSPKPVRLTLSDGTSAIYRMHSTEFFQLEFQAEGERVDDRADYRLITTEDNESVILGRKGPDDGEWSMVGEVTEAARADAAEN; via the coding sequence ATGGCCGACCTCAACCCGGTCGCGAAGCGAATCCACAACGTCTCGCCGAAGCCCGTCCGCCTGACGCTTTCCGACGGCACGTCGGCGATTTACCGCATGCACAGCACGGAGTTCTTCCAACTGGAGTTTCAGGCCGAGGGCGAACGCGTCGACGACCGTGCCGACTACCGACTGATAACGACCGAGGACAACGAGTCCGTCATCCTCGGCCGGAAGGGACCCGACGACGGCGAGTGGTCGATGGTCGGCGAGGTGACGGAGGCGGCGCGCGCCGACGCAGCCGAGAACTGA
- a CDS encoding asparaginase: protein MPQVHVVSCGGTIASEPSEDGAAPAKAGDELVEAVPEVSTHADLRVTDVGSRPGFDMDFGVVGRAADAAVEAVSEGADGVVVTHGTDTLADTAYALDLVTELDVPVVVTGSQRRFDEPGSDAPSNLLTAVRAAADDRFDGGVYVAFDGELLAARDAVKTHTNALNTFRAPGKGPVASFTRRSVRVHRDPGSAASETSLPRDALSEADAVDVPVVHSGTGVDGRWLTRAVEAGADGVVVEGTGLGNTTSGLGDAIRDALDSVPVVVSTRCHAGPTEAVYGTGGGGVTLREHGIAYAGDLSTAKTRVKLVLTLAAVDGRDDADERRSSARRTVADDVAAAFE, encoded by the coding sequence ATGCCACAGGTACACGTCGTCAGTTGCGGCGGCACTATCGCGAGCGAACCGAGCGAAGACGGGGCGGCCCCGGCGAAGGCGGGGGACGAACTCGTGGAGGCCGTTCCGGAGGTGTCGACGCACGCGGACCTCCGCGTGACCGACGTGGGCTCTCGACCCGGATTCGACATGGACTTCGGCGTCGTCGGGCGGGCGGCGGACGCGGCCGTCGAAGCGGTTTCCGAGGGGGCCGACGGCGTCGTCGTCACCCACGGGACGGACACGCTGGCGGACACGGCGTACGCGCTGGACCTCGTCACGGAACTCGACGTTCCGGTCGTCGTCACCGGCTCTCAGCGCCGGTTCGATGAACCCGGTTCCGACGCCCCTTCGAACCTCCTGACGGCGGTGCGCGCGGCGGCGGACGACCGGTTCGACGGCGGCGTGTACGTCGCCTTCGACGGCGAACTCCTCGCGGCCCGCGACGCGGTGAAGACGCACACGAACGCGCTCAACACCTTCCGAGCGCCCGGAAAGGGACCCGTCGCGTCGTTCACGAGACGGTCCGTCCGCGTTCACCGCGACCCCGGTTCGGCCGCCTCCGAGACGTCGCTCCCGCGCGACGCCCTCTCCGAGGCGGACGCCGTCGACGTACCCGTCGTCCACTCGGGGACCGGCGTGGACGGCCGGTGGCTCACCCGGGCGGTCGAGGCGGGGGCCGACGGCGTCGTCGTCGAGGGGACGGGACTCGGGAACACCACGAGCGGACTCGGCGACGCCATCCGCGACGCACTCGACTCGGTGCCGGTCGTCGTCTCGACGCGGTGTCACGCCGGGCCGACCGAAGCCGTCTACGGAACCGGCGGCGGGGGCGTGACGCTCCGCGAGCACGGAATCGCCTACGCGGGCGACCTCTCGACGGCGAAGACCCGGGTAAAACTCGTTCTCACGTTGGCCGCCGTGGACGGACGGGACGACGCCGACGAGCGACGTTCGTCGGCCCGCCGAACCGTGGCTGACGACGTCGCCGCCGCCTTCGAGTAA
- a CDS encoding DUF1684 domain-containing protein, whose protein sequence is MSEDADAATDAPAEYVEELREKRAEKDEFFGSHPQSPIPPELREEFDGLDYFDPDPAYRVSATARVHGDPEPVTMETTAGNEVRYLRVVTFEFSLRGENLELHGYRQETSEDRTLFVPFRDKTTGQQTYENGRYIELHPEGELMDGREVVVDFNVAYNPFCAFSETFACPLPPEENWLDVAVEAGERTWSPHA, encoded by the coding sequence ATGAGCGAGGACGCAGACGCCGCGACGGACGCGCCGGCCGAGTACGTCGAGGAACTCCGGGAGAAGCGCGCCGAGAAGGACGAGTTCTTCGGCTCGCACCCGCAGTCGCCCATCCCGCCGGAACTGCGCGAGGAGTTCGACGGACTCGACTACTTCGACCCGGACCCGGCGTACCGCGTCTCCGCGACGGCGCGCGTCCACGGCGACCCCGAACCGGTGACGATGGAGACGACGGCCGGAAACGAGGTGCGGTACCTCCGCGTCGTCACGTTCGAGTTCTCCCTCCGCGGCGAGAACCTCGAACTCCACGGCTACCGACAGGAGACGAGCGAGGACCGGACGCTGTTCGTCCCCTTCCGCGACAAGACGACGGGACAGCAGACGTACGAGAACGGCCGGTACATCGAACTCCACCCCGAGGGCGAACTGATGGACGGCCGAGAGGTCGTGGTGGACTTCAACGTCGCCTACAACCCGTTCTGCGCGTTCAGCGAGACGTTCGCCTGTCCGCTTCCGCCGGAGGAGAACTGGCTCGACGTGGCGGTGGAGGCGGGCGAACGGACGTGGTCGCCCCACGCCTGA